In one window of Streptomyces sp. NBC_00193 DNA:
- a CDS encoding nucleoside phosphorylase, translating to MTQDLLPLTRIPRTGLPASALVVGDPARAEAVAGLLEDAKEVSHHREFRVFSGSWHGLPVTVASHGVGAPGAVLLFQELADAGVRTLVRFGTAGAIRPGIADGDLVIAEAAVRDDGVTSQLLPPEYPAVSAPEAVLALERAAREAGVPHHRGIVWTRAAFQPGLIPFPAYEKAGVAAIEMELSALLVTASLRGLTAGGVLVVDGANADDLVDEEATGGYDPHRQVVADGVARGSVVALEALRLLES from the coding sequence ATGACGCAGGACCTGCTGCCCCTCACCCGCATCCCGCGCACCGGCCTGCCGGCCTCCGCGCTCGTCGTCGGCGACCCGGCGCGGGCCGAAGCCGTCGCGGGTCTGCTGGAAGACGCCAAGGAGGTGTCCCATCACCGCGAGTTCCGTGTCTTCAGCGGGAGTTGGCACGGTCTCCCGGTGACCGTCGCCTCGCACGGGGTCGGCGCACCCGGGGCGGTCCTGCTCTTCCAGGAGCTGGCCGACGCGGGCGTGCGCACCCTCGTCCGATTCGGCACGGCGGGGGCGATCCGTCCCGGCATCGCCGACGGCGACCTGGTGATCGCCGAGGCGGCGGTACGCGACGACGGGGTGACCTCGCAGCTCCTGCCGCCGGAGTATCCCGCGGTGTCCGCGCCCGAGGCGGTACTGGCGCTGGAGCGGGCGGCGCGCGAGGCGGGCGTCCCCCACCACCGGGGGATCGTCTGGACGCGCGCCGCCTTCCAGCCGGGCCTCATCCCCTTCCCGGCGTACGAGAAGGCCGGTGTCGCCGCGATCGAGATGGAGCTCTCCGCGCTGCTGGTGACCGCTTCCCTGCGCGGGCTGACCGCGGGCGGCGTGCTGGTGGTGGACGGGGCGAACGCCGACGACCTCGTGGACGAGGAGGCGACCGGCGGCTACGACCCGCACCGGCAGGTGGTCGCGGACGGGGTGGCGAGGGGCAGCGTCGTGGCCCTGGAGGCGCTGCGGCTGCTGGAGTCGTAA
- a CDS encoding MerR family transcriptional regulator: protein MSSQVDQDAAVGGHYRRDEVARAAGVKVRNLRYYQERGLLPPPRREGRIAWYSDDHLTRLRLINDLLGRGYTVNGIAELLAAWEQGGGLSQLLGLEREMTRDWEQEDSVVMSRTELRDLFGPTASPEDTRRAAELGYVTIDGDLVTHRSRRLLEATVTLVRAGVPLAEVLDAGEFVQTQAAAVADRFVALFSTHVIGTDGLEQLSATRLQHITEAVAALRPLAGEVVATEFARAMARRVDAEVAGLLRTESPGA, encoded by the coding sequence GTGAGCAGTCAGGTGGATCAAGACGCGGCCGTCGGCGGGCACTACCGCCGGGACGAGGTGGCCCGCGCGGCCGGGGTCAAGGTGCGCAACCTGCGCTACTACCAGGAGCGCGGGCTCCTCCCGCCGCCGCGCCGGGAGGGGCGGATCGCCTGGTACTCCGACGACCACCTCACCCGACTGCGCCTGATCAACGACCTGTTGGGGCGCGGCTACACCGTCAACGGCATTGCCGAGCTGCTGGCGGCCTGGGAGCAGGGCGGCGGACTGTCCCAACTGCTGGGCCTGGAGCGGGAGATGACCCGCGACTGGGAGCAGGAGGACTCGGTCGTCATGTCCCGGACGGAGCTGCGGGATCTGTTCGGCCCGACGGCTTCCCCCGAGGACACCCGGCGGGCGGCCGAGTTGGGGTACGTGACGATCGACGGGGACCTGGTCACGCACCGCAGCCGGCGCTTGCTGGAGGCGACGGTGACGCTGGTGCGGGCGGGGGTTCCGCTCGCGGAGGTGCTGGACGCGGGGGAGTTCGTACAGACGCAGGCGGCCGCGGTCGCGGACCGGTTCGTCGCGCTGTTCAGTACGCACGTGATCGGCACGGACGGGCTGGAGCAGCTTTCGGCCACGCGCCTGCAGCACATCACCGAGGCGGTGGCGGCGCTGCGTCCGCTGGCGGGCGAGGTCGTGGCCACCGAGTTCGCCCGGGCGATGGCCCGGCGGGTGGACGCCGAGGTCGCCGGGCTGCTGCGCACGGAGTCTCCCGGGGCGTAA
- a CDS encoding penicillin acylase family protein, translating into MRRPATRTSTRTRTAVATALIALGAALLTPAASAADAPAPRPIAAYADPADYCGGQCADILPPGQSGNATLAQILAHKAFGTLPAHTSDQLARYDSLVAGYPGLTDAKVNEFFNDASFGVPADQVESTTSPRSDVTITRDKKSGVPHIKGTTRYGTSFGAGYAAAQDRLWQMDLFRHVGRGDLTPFAGGALANQGLEQQFWPQAPYTEADLQAQVDRIRTAEGERGRLAMEDAQAYIDGINAYRVQSKNGRYFPGEYVLTGHINSITNAGEIKPFKLTDLIALASVVGGLFGGGGGGEVQAALSLLSAQQTYGLEEGTRVWESFREREDPEAVLTVHDGTSFPYAQKPADPQGAALPDAGSVTAEQLVYDRTGSAATAAAAAPPKPVKQSMSNALLVSGAKTASGHPVAVFGPQTGYLAPQLLMLQELQGPGISARGASFAGVSMYVQLGRGQDYAWSATSAGQDITDTFAVELCEPGGGAPTRTSSSYLYRGTCTPMEKLEHTNTWKSSVADPTPGGSYRMQVWRTNYGIVTHRATIAGKPVAYTALRSTYRHEADSIIGFQMFNDPSYVKDARTFQEAAQHIGYAFNWFYADSREAAYYNSGSNPVRPAGVDAALPVQGKQQYEWQGFDPAANTAAYTPPAEHPQSIGQDYYISWNNKQAKGYAAAGFGMGSVHRGDLLDQRVKPLVAAGGVTRATLTRAMADAAVTDLRAENLLPELLAVLRSAPVTDPAVAAAIDKLAAWQAAGTERKETAPGSRTYGHADAVRIMDAWWPLLVEAEFKPGLGAPLYDALRASLTIDEAPNAGHGPTGSHAGSAFQYGWWSYVDKDLRTLLGRPVSGPLARAYCGNGSLPACRDAMAATLKQAAAATPAAVYPADGTCAAGNQWCADAIVQRPVGGLSHPQINWQNRPTYQQVVEFPAHR; encoded by the coding sequence ATGCGACGCCCCGCCACGCGCACGAGCACGCGCACGAGAACTGCCGTCGCCACCGCACTCATCGCCCTCGGAGCGGCCCTGCTGACCCCGGCCGCCTCGGCTGCCGACGCTCCGGCGCCGCGCCCGATCGCGGCCTACGCCGACCCCGCCGACTACTGCGGAGGGCAGTGCGCGGACATCCTGCCGCCCGGCCAGAGCGGCAACGCCACCCTCGCCCAGATCCTCGCCCACAAGGCGTTCGGCACGCTGCCCGCCCACACCTCCGACCAACTGGCGCGCTACGACTCGCTGGTGGCCGGCTATCCCGGCCTCACCGACGCCAAGGTCAACGAGTTCTTCAACGACGCCTCCTTCGGCGTCCCGGCCGACCAGGTCGAATCCACCACGAGCCCGCGCTCCGACGTCACCATCACCCGGGACAAGAAGAGCGGCGTCCCCCACATCAAGGGCACCACCCGCTACGGGACGTCCTTCGGCGCCGGTTACGCGGCCGCCCAGGACAGGCTCTGGCAGATGGACCTCTTCCGGCACGTCGGCCGGGGCGACCTCACCCCCTTCGCGGGCGGCGCCCTCGCCAACCAGGGCCTGGAGCAGCAGTTCTGGCCGCAGGCCCCGTACACCGAGGCGGACCTCCAGGCCCAGGTGGACCGGATCCGGACCGCGGAGGGCGAGCGCGGAAGGCTCGCGATGGAGGACGCCCAGGCGTACATCGACGGCATCAACGCCTACCGCGTGCAGTCCAAGAACGGCCGCTACTTCCCCGGCGAGTACGTGCTGACCGGACACATCAACTCGATCACGAACGCCGGTGAGATCAAGCCCTTCAAGCTCACCGACCTGATCGCCCTCGCCTCCGTCGTGGGCGGCCTGTTCGGCGGCGGCGGAGGCGGCGAAGTGCAGGCCGCGCTCTCGCTGTTGTCCGCGCAGCAGACGTACGGGCTGGAGGAGGGCACCCGCGTCTGGGAGTCCTTCCGCGAGCGCGAGGACCCGGAAGCCGTGCTCACCGTCCACGACGGCACGAGCTTCCCCTACGCGCAGAAGCCCGCCGACCCCCAGGGTGCCGCCCTGCCCGACGCCGGCTCGGTCACCGCCGAGCAGCTCGTGTACGACCGTACGGGCTCGGCCGCCACCGCCGCCGCGGCCGCCCCGCCCAAGCCGGTGAAGCAGAGCATGTCCAACGCCCTGCTCGTGTCCGGCGCGAAGACCGCGAGCGGTCACCCGGTCGCCGTCTTCGGCCCGCAGACCGGCTACCTCGCGCCCCAACTCCTCATGCTCCAGGAGCTCCAGGGTCCGGGCATCAGCGCCCGCGGCGCCTCCTTCGCGGGCGTCAGCATGTACGTACAGCTCGGCCGCGGCCAGGACTACGCCTGGAGCGCCACCTCGGCCGGCCAGGACATCACCGACACCTTCGCCGTCGAACTGTGCGAGCCCGGCGGCGGCGCCCCCACCAGGACGAGCAGCTCGTACCTCTACCGCGGCACCTGCACGCCCATGGAGAAGCTGGAACACACCAACACCTGGAAGTCGTCCGTCGCCGACCCCACCCCGGGCGGCTCCTACCGGATGCAGGTGTGGCGCACGAACTACGGCATCGTCACGCACCGCGCGACCATCGCGGGCAAGCCCGTGGCCTACACCGCACTGCGCTCCACGTACCGTCACGAGGCCGACTCGATCATCGGCTTCCAGATGTTCAACGACCCCTCCTACGTGAAGGACGCCCGCACCTTCCAGGAGGCGGCCCAGCACATCGGCTACGCCTTCAACTGGTTCTACGCCGACTCGCGCGAAGCGGCCTACTACAACAGCGGGTCGAATCCGGTCCGTCCGGCCGGAGTCGACGCGGCGCTGCCCGTCCAGGGCAAGCAGCAGTACGAGTGGCAGGGCTTCGACCCGGCCGCCAACACGGCGGCCTACACCCCGCCCGCCGAACACCCGCAGTCCATCGGCCAGGACTACTACATCAGTTGGAACAACAAGCAGGCCAAGGGATACGCCGCCGCCGGATTCGGAATGGGATCCGTCCACCGCGGCGACCTCCTCGACCAGCGCGTCAAACCGCTCGTCGCGGCGGGCGGCGTGACCCGGGCCACGCTCACCCGGGCCATGGCCGACGCGGCGGTCACCGACCTGCGCGCCGAGAACCTGCTGCCCGAACTGCTGGCCGTACTGCGCAGCGCACCCGTCACCGATCCGGCCGTCGCGGCCGCGATCGACAAGCTCGCCGCCTGGCAGGCCGCGGGCACCGAGCGCAAGGAGACCGCGCCCGGTTCCAGGACGTACGGGCACGCGGACGCCGTCCGGATCATGGACGCCTGGTGGCCGCTGCTCGTCGAGGCCGAGTTCAAGCCCGGCCTCGGGGCGCCGCTCTACGATGCCCTGCGCGCCTCGCTCACCATCGACGAGGCGCCCAACGCGGGCCACGGACCCACCGGTTCGCACGCCGGCTCGGCCTTCCAGTACGGCTGGTGGAGCTACGTGGACAAGGACCTGCGCACACTGCTCGGCCGCCCGGTGTCCGGACCCCTGGCCCGGGCCTACTGCGGGAACGGTTCGCTCCCCGCGTGCCGGGACGCGATGGCGGCGACGCTCAAGCAGGCGGCGGCCGCCACCCCGGCCGCCGTGTACCCGGCGGACGGGACCTGCGCCGCGGGCAACCAGTGGTGCGCGGACGCGATCGTGCAGCGTCCGGTGGGCGGTCTGTCCCACCCGCAGATCAACTGGCAGAACCGGCCCACCTATCAGCAGGTGGTCGAGTTCCCCGCCCACCGCTGA
- a CDS encoding DUF6114 domain-containing protein — protein MLLSRWRRWRRGRPFWGGLCAILAGAEICALPLAPLKIMLQQGVAGIPSVLMGIVMIVLGLTAWFSPPQRALAGVLTTLIATAALVLSNLGGFLIGTLLGILGGGLMFAWQPYAAARPGASPTPAPPQHHDPQGAQP, from the coding sequence ATGCTTCTGAGCCGCTGGCGGCGCTGGCGGCGCGGCCGGCCCTTCTGGGGCGGGCTGTGCGCCATCCTCGCGGGGGCCGAGATCTGCGCCCTGCCGCTCGCGCCCTTGAAGATCATGCTCCAGCAGGGGGTCGCGGGGATCCCGTCCGTCCTGATGGGCATCGTCATGATCGTGCTCGGCCTGACCGCCTGGTTCTCCCCGCCCCAGCGCGCCCTGGCCGGCGTCCTCACCACCCTCATCGCCACGGCCGCGCTGGTCCTGTCGAACCTCGGCGGGTTCCTGATCGGCACCCTGCTCGGCATCCTCGGCGGCGGCCTGATGTTCGCCTGGCAGCCGTACGCCGCTGCGCGCCCCGGCGCGTCCCCCACGCCCGCTCCCCCACAGCACCACGATCCCCAAGGAGCACAGCCATGA
- a CDS encoding DUF6230 family protein encodes MADSPQLPESPDSPEGRVRWRRFAVLTLPAVAVTAGLGIALAQGALAASFAVSGQQFKVSAKSLEGEGFAQYGSVDVNAREELIPVAVTAIREAKLHSLCQSVVTTLPIIGDISLNLTAGQKAPVEASNLFVDATQLSGDAVFTNIEIGRDASTLDKGPADAVGMQDLFAQQADTVSITDLHQTAWATNAGTFKLTGLNMNISKGKKECF; translated from the coding sequence ATGGCAGATTCCCCCCAGTTACCCGAGTCACCCGATTCACCCGAGGGCCGGGTCCGCTGGCGCCGGTTCGCCGTACTGACCCTTCCCGCCGTGGCCGTGACCGCCGGCCTCGGCATCGCCCTCGCGCAGGGGGCGCTCGCCGCCTCCTTCGCCGTCTCGGGCCAGCAGTTCAAGGTGTCGGCGAAGAGCCTGGAGGGCGAGGGCTTCGCCCAGTACGGCAGCGTCGACGTCAACGCCCGCGAGGAGCTCATCCCGGTGGCCGTCACCGCCATCAGGGAGGCCAAGCTGCACAGCCTCTGCCAGTCCGTGGTGACCACCCTCCCGATCATCGGGGACATCTCGCTCAACCTCACCGCCGGCCAGAAGGCCCCCGTCGAGGCGAGCAACCTGTTCGTGGACGCCACCCAGCTCTCCGGCGACGCGGTCTTCACCAACATCGAGATCGGGCGCGACGCCTCCACCCTCGACAAGGGGCCGGCGGACGCGGTGGGCATGCAGGACCTGTTCGCCCAGCAGGCCGACACCGTCAGCATCACCGATCTCCACCAGACGGCCTGGGCCACCAACGCGGGCACCTTCAAGCTCACCGGGCTCAACATGAACATCAGCAAGGGCAAGAAGGAATGCTTCTGA
- a CDS encoding phosphodiesterase translates to MIVIAHLSDVHLDGGDRAAERTRVVMEYLEGLPYELDAVLVSGDIADHARPEEYEEARKALGSRHPLVVCPGNHDDRTAFRRGLLGEGRPSAAPVDQVLRGDGFVLAVCDSSVPGEHRGYLEDSTIAWLDGVLTDTPREVPVLVAFHHPPVPLHIPYVDGIRQFGEERLAALAERHPHLTAFLCGHAHTGAATTFAGRPLLVAPGVVSTTRLPWEAASGDNEYIHTDEPPAVAFHVIGEDGRLTTHYRVVVARR, encoded by the coding sequence GTGATCGTGATAGCCCACCTCAGCGACGTCCACCTCGATGGCGGGGACCGGGCCGCCGAACGGACCCGTGTCGTCATGGAGTACCTGGAGGGGCTCCCGTACGAGCTCGACGCGGTGCTGGTGAGCGGGGACATCGCCGATCACGCGCGCCCGGAGGAGTACGAGGAGGCCCGCAAGGCCCTCGGCTCCCGCCATCCGCTGGTCGTCTGTCCCGGGAACCACGACGACCGCACCGCCTTCCGGCGCGGTCTGCTGGGGGAGGGGCGCCCGTCCGCGGCCCCGGTCGACCAGGTGCTGCGCGGCGACGGATTCGTCCTCGCGGTGTGCGATTCCTCCGTACCCGGCGAACACCGCGGGTACCTGGAGGACTCGACGATCGCCTGGCTGGACGGGGTGCTCACCGACACCCCGCGCGAGGTGCCCGTCCTGGTCGCCTTCCACCACCCGCCCGTCCCGCTGCACATCCCGTACGTGGACGGCATCCGGCAGTTCGGCGAGGAGCGGCTGGCGGCGCTGGCCGAACGGCACCCGCACCTCACGGCGTTCCTGTGCGGGCACGCCCACACCGGCGCGGCGACCACCTTCGCCGGGCGGCCGCTGCTCGTCGCCCCCGGCGTGGTGTCCACGACCCGGCTCCCGTGGGAGGCGGCGTCCGGGGACAACGAGTACATCCACACGGACGAACCGCCGGCCGTGGCCTTCCACGTGATCGGCGAGGACGGCCGGCTGACGACCCACTACAGGGTGGTCGTGGCCCGCCGGTAG
- a CDS encoding SDR family oxidoreductase — translation MPAGSPVGYAEAKAALNQLSKRLSEELAPRGVRVNTVSPGFVSSPLWTEPKGFGGKVADAYGVSHSDLLANIPAQFGLASGRVTTPEEVADLVAFLLSERAANIHGADHVIDGGTLKAG, via the coding sequence GTGCCCGCCGGTTCACCGGTCGGCTACGCCGAGGCCAAGGCCGCACTGAACCAGCTCAGCAAGCGGCTCAGCGAGGAACTGGCACCGCGCGGCGTACGCGTCAACACGGTCTCTCCCGGCTTCGTCTCGAGCCCGCTGTGGACCGAGCCGAAGGGTTTCGGCGGCAAGGTGGCCGACGCCTACGGTGTCAGCCACAGCGACCTGCTCGCGAACATCCCCGCGCAGTTCGGCCTCGCATCGGGACGCGTCACCACACCCGAGGAGGTCGCCGATCTGGTCGCCTTCCTCCTGTCCGAACGCGCCGCCAACATCCACGGCGCCGACCACGTCATCGACGGCGGCACCCTCAAGGCCGGTTGA
- a CDS encoding TetR/AcrR family transcriptional regulator, producing MGRPRNFEPDAVIAQAMEAFWTNGYAGTSPADLAEATGVAKGSLYHAFGSKRELFGKALELYGRTGSEMTEEFLARPSTTKECIRDYLTLLVDTDLNGPVRRGCFGTNTALELGGRDEEATLAVHRMGQRTIQPLTDRIEQGRRDGDVAPEVDAGAQAQFLLNTIVGLRVMAKTFDGPTLHGIIDTACPPVHRSATPRPRPH from the coding sequence ATGGGCAGGCCGAGGAACTTCGAACCGGACGCGGTCATCGCACAGGCGATGGAGGCGTTCTGGACCAACGGGTACGCCGGCACCTCCCCCGCCGACCTCGCCGAGGCCACCGGGGTGGCCAAGGGCAGCCTGTACCACGCCTTCGGATCCAAGCGCGAACTGTTCGGCAAGGCCCTTGAGCTCTACGGCCGCACCGGCTCCGAGATGACGGAGGAGTTCCTCGCCCGGCCGAGCACGACCAAGGAATGCATCCGCGACTACCTCACCCTCCTCGTGGACACGGACCTGAACGGCCCGGTCAGGCGCGGCTGCTTCGGCACCAACACCGCACTGGAACTCGGCGGACGGGACGAGGAGGCCACCCTGGCGGTTCACCGCATGGGGCAGCGCACCATCCAGCCCCTCACCGACCGCATCGAGCAGGGCCGCCGCGACGGGGACGTCGCCCCCGAGGTCGACGCCGGGGCGCAGGCGCAGTTCCTCCTGAACACCATCGTGGGGCTGCGCGTCATGGCCAAGACCTTCGACGGGCCGACACTGCACGGGATCATCGACACCGCGTGCCCGCCGGTTCACCGGTCGGCTACGCCGAGGCCAAGGCCGCACTGA
- a CDS encoding DUF2087 domain-containing protein has product MSQSTVETGPHTRRGVTDLFTAGGRLAAIPRKAARREQLLAHLTETLFAPDRAYTEPEVNGLLLTVHEDCAALRRYLVIAGHLTRTRDGSGYRRATTTL; this is encoded by the coding sequence ATGTCACAAAGCACCGTGGAAACCGGCCCGCACACCCGACGCGGCGTCACCGACCTCTTCACCGCCGGCGGCCGCCTCGCGGCCATCCCGCGCAAGGCGGCCCGCCGCGAGCAGCTGCTCGCCCACCTCACCGAGACCCTCTTCGCGCCGGACCGCGCGTACACGGAGCCCGAGGTGAACGGGCTGCTGCTCACCGTCCACGAGGACTGCGCGGCGCTGCGGCGGTACCTGGTCATCGCCGGGCACCTCACCCGCACCCGCGACGGCTCCGGCTACCGGCGGGCCACGACCACCCTGTAG
- a CDS encoding acireductone dioxygenase, which translates to MTLLTTWPESGPETVVRRTADPAEIAAALAPLGVRYEQWPVRDDIPADADSDAVFAAYRAEMDRLTGEEGFATVDVVALHPDDDDPGFAEKAKAAREKFLEEHTHDDDDEVRFFVAGSGIFYLHVAGEVHAVLCERGDLLGVPKGTTHWFDMGTRPAFTAIRFFHEEDGWIGTFTGSRIARRFPDFDTITAGDAA; encoded by the coding sequence GTGACGCTGCTGACGACCTGGCCGGAGAGCGGCCCCGAGACCGTCGTGCGCCGAACCGCCGACCCCGCCGAGATCGCCGCCGCACTGGCGCCGCTCGGGGTCCGCTACGAACAGTGGCCGGTGCGCGACGACATTCCGGCGGACGCCGACAGCGACGCCGTCTTCGCGGCCTACCGGGCCGAGATGGACCGGCTGACCGGGGAGGAGGGTTTCGCCACCGTCGACGTGGTCGCCCTGCACCCCGATGACGACGACCCCGGCTTCGCCGAGAAGGCGAAGGCCGCGCGGGAGAAGTTCCTCGAGGAACACACGCACGATGACGACGACGAGGTGCGCTTCTTCGTCGCCGGTTCGGGCATCTTCTACCTGCACGTGGCGGGTGAGGTCCACGCGGTGCTGTGCGAGCGGGGCGACCTGCTCGGCGTGCCGAAGGGGACCACGCACTGGTTCGACATGGGCACCCGGCCGGCCTTCACCGCGATCCGCTTCTTCCACGAGGAGGACGGCTGGATCGGCACCTTCACCGGCAGCCGGATCGCCCGGCGCTTCCCCGACTTCGACACGATCACGGCGGGGGACGCGGCGTGA
- a CDS encoding ABC transporter permease, which produces MSLESDLFLSVIRALTPILLAALGGAICERAGVFNIGLEGMMLIGCFSAVTTSWFTGSPWLGVLAAAFAAAAYSLILAVGAVTLRGDAVVLGVAMNLLALGLTGFLLRTVFGVRGTFDDPALAGLPLIGGQSPLAYLSWAAVALTAFTLSRHVLGLRLRGVGEAPEAAAALGVNPVNYRYGAVLAAGTLCGLAGAQLALGNVTLFSENMTAGRGWIAVVAVMLGRAAPIGVLLAALLFAVAEAVGFRLQGLGLPQQATDAAPYAVTLAALFLTTAGRRRAARTTGVVV; this is translated from the coding sequence ATGTCCCTCGAATCCGACCTCTTCCTCTCGGTGATCCGCGCGCTCACCCCGATCCTGCTCGCCGCGCTCGGCGGGGCGATCTGTGAGCGGGCCGGTGTCTTCAACATCGGCCTCGAGGGCATGATGCTGATCGGCTGCTTCAGCGCGGTCACCACGAGCTGGTTCACCGGCAGTCCGTGGCTCGGAGTGCTCGCGGCGGCGTTCGCCGCGGCCGCGTACTCCCTGATCCTGGCCGTGGGCGCGGTGACACTGCGCGGCGACGCGGTGGTGCTGGGCGTGGCCATGAACCTGCTCGCCCTCGGGCTCACCGGGTTCCTGCTGCGCACGGTCTTCGGGGTGCGGGGCACCTTCGACGACCCCGCCCTGGCCGGACTCCCGCTGATCGGCGGGCAGTCACCGCTCGCCTACCTCTCCTGGGCCGCCGTCGCCCTGACCGCCTTCACGCTCTCCCGCCACGTGCTGGGCCTGCGGCTGCGCGGCGTCGGCGAAGCACCCGAAGCCGCTGCGGCGCTGGGGGTGAATCCCGTGAACTACCGCTACGGCGCCGTCCTGGCCGCCGGTACGCTCTGCGGTCTGGCGGGGGCCCAACTAGCACTCGGAAATGTCACTTTGTTCTCCGAGAACATGACCGCCGGCCGCGGCTGGATCGCCGTGGTCGCGGTCATGCTCGGCCGTGCCGCACCCATCGGTGTCCTGCTCGCGGCCCTGCTGTTCGCCGTCGCCGAAGCGGTCGGCTTCCGCCTGCAGGGCCTCGGCCTCCCGCAGCAGGCCACGGACGCCGCGCCGTACGCCGTCACGCTCGCGGCCCTCTTCCTGACCACGGCGGGCCGCCGCCGTGCCGCCCGTACCACTGGAGTTGTCGTATGA
- a CDS encoding ABC transporter permease has product MSTLPTRTTRTTRTTRTVQTTRAALTSALRSPVLISVAGTLLIGVLLLAATGADRFTAYGAVLSGSLGPDGIGATLTTGTSVLGMALALSVPLRAGLINLGGDGQLVLGGLAATVTGLYAPLPAPLTVVVSLLAGMAAGAAYAVLAAVYETRLGVPLLVSSLLLSYPAVSFASYMARYPLKEPGSSLPQTRRLPEGVALPALGSTTVTAGLLLVVAAAAVHFFVDTRTSAGYEVRMTGLGPRFAAYAGVDRARLTLRLMGTSGAVAGLVGAIGTLSFPHRFLDGALTAPGYTWTGLTAALLANAAPLGTVLAALFFTVLQVGGLSMERATEVPRELTQVLHALVIVLLASRPRMTRRTGRRTEDADTSSESEGSAENEGNAENDINAENENKNKNVKVA; this is encoded by the coding sequence ATGAGCACCCTGCCCACCCGCACCACCCGTACCACCCGTACCACCCGCACTGTCCAGACCACCCGCGCCGCCCTCACCTCCGCACTGCGCTCACCCGTCCTGATCTCCGTGGCCGGCACCCTCCTCATCGGAGTGCTCCTGCTGGCAGCCACCGGAGCGGACCGGTTCACCGCGTACGGGGCCGTTCTGAGCGGCTCCCTCGGCCCCGACGGGATCGGCGCCACGCTGACCACCGGCACCAGCGTCCTGGGGATGGCCCTCGCGCTGTCCGTGCCGCTCCGTGCCGGACTGATCAACCTGGGCGGCGACGGTCAGCTGGTGCTCGGAGGTCTGGCCGCCACGGTCACCGGCCTCTACGCACCCCTGCCCGCGCCGCTCACCGTCGTCGTGTCCCTGCTCGCCGGGATGGCGGCCGGAGCCGCGTACGCCGTGCTCGCCGCCGTGTACGAGACCCGCCTCGGGGTACCGCTGCTGGTGAGCAGCCTGCTGCTGTCCTACCCGGCGGTCTCCTTCGCCTCCTACATGGCGCGGTATCCGCTGAAGGAGCCCGGCTCCAGCCTGCCGCAGACACGGAGACTGCCCGAGGGAGTGGCGCTGCCCGCGCTCGGATCGACCACGGTCACCGCCGGCCTGCTCCTCGTGGTCGCGGCGGCAGCCGTCCACTTCTTCGTGGACACGCGCACCAGCGCCGGGTACGAGGTCCGGATGACCGGTCTGGGCCCACGGTTCGCGGCCTATGCGGGCGTGGACCGGGCACGGCTGACCCTGCGCCTGATGGGCACCTCGGGCGCCGTCGCCGGCCTGGTGGGAGCGATCGGGACGCTGAGCTTCCCGCACCGCTTCCTCGACGGCGCGCTCACCGCCCCCGGCTACACGTGGACCGGGCTGACGGCGGCGCTGCTCGCCAACGCCGCCCCGCTCGGCACCGTGCTCGCGGCGCTCTTCTTCACGGTCCTGCAGGTCGGCGGCCTGAGCATGGAGCGGGCCACCGAGGTGCCGCGCGAGCTGACACAGGTGCTGCACGCCCTGGTCATCGTCCTGCTCGCCTCCAGGCCACGGATGACCCGGCGGACGGGCCGGCGTACGGAGGACGCCGACACCAGCTCCGAGAGTGAAGGCAGCGCCGAGAACGAAGGCAACGCCGAGAACGACATCAACGCCGAGAACGAGAACAAGAACAAGAACGTGAAGGTCGCCTGA